A region from the Drosophila ananassae strain 14024-0371.13 chromosome 2L, ASM1763931v2, whole genome shotgun sequence genome encodes:
- the LOC6499657 gene encoding zinc finger FYVE domain-containing protein 26 homolog — MSQPEDQNVRQLLGLLPKDQRKVFETFIQWLNGTATGAAHFYQSEVQSLLQSHPYPSLQLLKLLHDRSKLHIGHIISFVLRQFLDEDVSSPRALCVLANFPGSILEAATLRHKLMTRLASDSPNNEHLMLALLSRNEGQLLEDLIQEQELTMRRQCSEVAPSRQLVLWLALSQREHFVASLCQNLKDFECFEDRTLRNTLLILRLANEFALGTQTIDELGCLDKSLAEFDVTAVPEELRKVHQFFYADFQRLSTLLNFLRPRDVSKTLKVDSLLRAPSVLSLIHDQGITCDQQELLRLLEETHKWQMQTPALKNFYQQDMEILSYYTTLCHVYDVILEQGEQNCKAKVAKMSVHLRQIHQLGTLCSLLEDIFLLVFLRWEQLDQNSQKRREDEDDDEEDDDEQYVDDDVASPPRPTVPQSQRSRYGFIIRSPSLVALFTFLKTFVTKKLHSQDFRSATEHQQRFHRLVEAISEALWKLGVLQKIDQSLAKVTPSLTCILEPEQLLQLVQLHSTAKEKASSDDESRERSNHASSLNRRKAKKQRRAVSFSGAATPKPSGDAGPSIDQCRARAQFLCPGGNRKNSCATPVNERCIIPKMLSTPEQLAIMALALKNFNDVKQIIETFHLEQSQLSRELQFMEQQQQVKLKLATIYANYQALEAQQPNSGETTVEQIKGVAAKGFELSKIISVVDNFAQAQRLHQSPELKELIQKHSGQHAFLQQFEERNLNALMICDLIVNLGFNREITSNLLLVIRRQQQQKIPIDEANVTSASSEIGAMNLLQNLCECMRLLERSGQQPALNQMLSLQSYPLRPAVLALQLQRETAFKVLYGKQPMEYAHGEELRANAGQFQQLRSRHNYYARFCNYVQQLARLLQLRDPNVEYHTTQLLKNDPYEVIGELIYECGITPLEIEASVAALHLNLVHVIALNICPQLADETAGRSPRKVAPQKQESIHNYIAQHNQLLAQLLWAVQHGDLPGGDEGLDFTYLGNLMHLPEVEIQSAMDSGNRVLAALKAYKLDSSNLEKLVPNREMLLQILLLGTGGPTESPEKINLRIDCYIEELIEQDPRNIQLVVHMSDLGKRAQLLKEHFTRISSSQMAKELIERSLQHRLAATAIPPFLRSQLEHTLSDITIYARVSALLQFESWPQAYDFGRQTPNVIFEQLLQRRRFKLCLEWSRVVLLAKCEAQQRVCLLTLLDALLELQDGEEVDESLLEIVEMFPASSLVNFLDTHKDKFRSLTLLQWVIDYLEVHARDPRLYRNYQLSLEMLRQIDVSERPLFWKLLRHPLLIVEQLVMNARFELLGKLLDASRVKLQKEKPLGPCPYCFEKRGHIYDVQPGGTPAKIRFQLGQTTSEAFILLNFNSYQQDHFVGQECLDLLLRIYASKALDYNVANVRAPSEPSSLGTDVHNSLDSLCGAFVMPKHAPTRQQWTRDEEATHCMCCRRAAFTMLMRRHHCRRCGRVVCYACSTHRMRIPELYDELEVRICNDCASCLAPKGQNDGSSSERSVTTGSGSGSSGQSDASKWRLSGIITHDKLLREEFSYEHAPSVALSLSILKNHHEQRSCVELLLFHCRKLEKLIVPNPEVDYGLVAKMINCLSFAAKVRGAPGEFENIREHSEIIMAVVQQGCESLIPAGPLTNQNLRKLADALVEAEHWTLALEVHLKFGFATTGVMAAHGLACLRAGCYEAAREKFGHCMTRLSSEQLNSIIYKSMFGAAPPDALLLPRKRPQRGPALLREILQLIAAMPQSQPQPETLQRASLIRSSNTSLASLFSRRREPYVQQRPLQEPALNVMNALAGLKNITKGNYGTLATPLEDNRRQERGFEESLHYVLTYGSHGDILAFLLGRNELRAALRYWKHQQLDADLFIQHIFQPQLASGSLPLLVDELQQLDDSQGSGWQLPLLQTCSHLVKHQQLNSLYQLQLLLKDPIRASMTCVKFYPLQCENFQRLHTNAQHLLSAQMHLQGELDLAEWELLQRQQGRRASVVSTASTRDASFAMQMDARALNGHINTIRRQIEVAKFLALCEREQPPDEPLRTLQALKQIRLESTRANLPTLFEGTSDRIQICILILLCGKNIDEGFGLAYGIIQDYKLPTIKVFGATAKYLARNKRLAEVDRLLDCIGSNNGNAISTETDEILSTAVNAAVHSNAPETNQILDRLIQRIGSVELRISSYIYIGQLKAAYMLANMHGRLEDVKRILRQAELTGQVAIKKLCEKKLKFSASLTPM, encoded by the exons ATGTCTCAACCGGAGGACCAGAATGTTCGTCAGCTGCTAGGCTTGCTGCCCAAGGACCAGAGAAAAGTTTTCGAG ACCTTTATACAGTGGTTAAATGGTACGGCCACTGGAGCTGCTCATTTCTACCAAAGCGAAGTCCAATCATTACTCCAGTCCCACCCCTATCCCTCCCTGCAGTTGCTGAAACTGCTACACGATCGTTCCAAGTTGCACATTGGTCACATCATCAGCTTTGTGCTGCGGCAGTTCCTAGATGAAGATGTCTCATCCCCAAGAGCCCTTTGTGTGCTGGCTAACTTTCCGGGAAGTATATTGGAGGCGGCGACCCTGCGGCACAAACTGATGACGCGTCTGGCCAGTGATTCACCCAACAACGAGCATCTGATGCTAGCCCTGTTATCGCGAAATGAGGGTCAACTCCTGGAGGATTTAATACAGGAACAGGAGCTAACGATGCGAAGGCAGTGTAGTGAGGTAGCGCCGTCCAGACAACTGGTTCTGTGGCTGGCCCTTAGTCAGAGAGAGCACTTTGTGGCCAGCTTGTGTCAGAATCTTAAGGATTTTGAGTGCTTTGAAGACCGCACATTGAGAAACACCCTGTTAATCCTGCGACTGGCCAATGAGTTTGCTTTGGGCACCCAAACCATTGACGAACTAGGCTGTCTGGATAAGAGCCTGGCGGAGTTTGATGTAACTGCTGTTCCCGAAGAGCTGAGAAAAGTGCACCAGTTTTTCTATGCAGACTTTCAGCGCTTATCCACGCTGCTTAATTTTCTCAGGCCGCGAGATGTAAGCAAAACCCTCAAAGTTGACTCATTGTTACGAGCACCGAGCGTGCTGTCACTGATTCATGACCAAGGGATCACCTGCGATCAGCAGGAGCTACTCCGTCTGCTGGAGGAAACGCACAAGTGGCAGATGCAGACACCTGCTTTGAAGAACTTCTATCAGCAAGATATGGAGATCCTTAGCTACTATACGACTCTCTGTCACGTATACGATGTAATCCTCGAGCAGGGCGAGCAAAACTGCAAGGCAAAGGTGGCCAAAATGTCGGTCCATCTGAGACAAATACATCAACTGGGAACCTTGTGCTCGCTTTTAGAGGATATTTTCCTCCTCGTCTTTCTTCGCTGGGAACAATTGGACCAGAACTCCCAGAAGCGAAGggaggacgaggacgacgaTGAGGAGGATGACGATGAGCAGTATGTGGATGATGATGTTGCCAGTCCACCTCGACCCACCGTTCCGCAGAGTCAGCGATCCAGATACGGATTCATCATTCGATCCCCTTCTCTTGTGGCGCTATTCACATTCCTTAAGACGTTTGTCACAAAGAAGTTGCACTCCCAGGACTTTAGAAGTGCGACGGAACACCAGCAACGTTTCCACCGCCTGGTCGAAGCCATAAGCGAGGCTCTTTGGAAGTTGGGAGTGCTCCAGAAGATCGACCAGTCCTTGGCTAAGGTAACGCCGTCGCTTACCTGTATTCTAGAGCCGGAACAGCTTCTTCAGCTGGTGCAGCTCCACAGTACCGCCAAGGAGAAGGCCTCCAGTGACGATGAAAGCCGTGAACGCAGCAACCACGCTTCAAGCTTGAACCGGAGAAAGGCCAAGAAGCAACGTCGTGCGGTTAGTTTCAGCGGAGCAGCTACGCCAAAGCCCTCGGGGGATGCAGGCCCGAGTATCGATCAGTGTCGGGCTCGTGCCCAATTCCTTTGCCCTGGTGGGAATCGGAAGAATTCGTGCGCCACTCCGGTCAATGAACGATGCATTATTCCGAAGATGCTCAGTACTCCCGAGCAACTGGCCATCATGGCATTGGCCTTAAAGAACTTCAACGATGTCAAGCAGATCATTGAG ACCTTTCACTTGGAGCAGAGCCAGCTGAGCCGGGAATTGCAGTTcatggagcagcagcagcaggtcaAGTTGAAGCTAGCCACCATTTACGCCAATTACCAGGCCCTTGAGGCACAACAGCCCAACTCCGGAGAGACCACGGTCGAGCAAATCAAGGGTGTGGCAGCCAAAGGATTTGAGTTGTCGAAGATCATCAGTGTGGTGGACAACTTTGCCCAAGCACAGCGGCTTCACCAGAGCCCGGAACTTAAGGAGCTGATCCAGAAACACAGTGGACAACATGCTTTTCTGCAACAGTTTGAGGAACGCAATCTGAACGCGCTAATGATTTGTGATTTGATCGTAAACCTTGGCTTCAACCGGGAAATCACCAGCAACCTACTGTTGGTCATTCGacgacagcaacagcagaagaTCCCCATCGATGAAGCGAATGTCACCTCTGCGTCCTCTGAGATCGGAGCCATGAATCTCCTGCAAAATCTGTGCGAGTGCATGCGCCTGTTGGAGCGATCCGGTCAGCAGCCGGCCCTGAACCAGATGCTTTCCCTCCAGAGTTATCCACTCCGACCGGCGGTTCTGGCCTTACAACTCCAGCGGGAGACTGCCTTCAAAGTACTCTATGGCAAGCAACCAATGGAGTATGCGCATGGGGAAGAGCTCAGAGCCAACGCCGGACAGTTCCAGCAGCTACGCTCCAGACACAACTACTATGCCAGATTTTGTAATTACGTTCAACAGTTGGCGCGCCTCTTGCAGCTCAGAGATCCCAATGTGGAGTACCACACCACGcagcttttgaaaaatgatcCGTACGAAGTCATCGGGGAACTAATCTACGAGTGCGGAATAACGCCATTGGAGATTGAGGCTAGTGTGGCAGCGCTGCATCTGAACTTGGTTCATGTGATCGCCCTCAACATATGTCCGCAGCTGGCGGATGAAACTGCAGGACGATCTCCACGTAAAGTAGCACCCCAGAAGCAGGAATCCATCCACAACTACATTGCCCAGCACAATCAGCTCTTGGCGCAACTCCTGTGGGCTGTGCAACACGGTGATCTACCCGGGGGAGACGAAGGATTGGACTTCACCTACCTGGGAAATCTGATGCACCTGCCGGAGGTGGAAATCCAGTCTGCCATGGACAGCGGTAACCGTGTCCTGGCCGCCCTGAAAGCGTATAAGTTGGACAGTTCCAACTTAGAGAAGCTTGTGCCCAACCGAGAAATGTTGCTGCAAATCCTCCTGCTAGGAACAGGTGGACCAACAGAATCTCCGGAGAAAATAAACCTTCGAATAGACTGTTACATTGAAGAACTTATCGAACAGGACCCGCGTAACATTCAGCTTGTGGTGCACATGAGTGATCTTGGCAAGCGGGCTCAACTTTTAAAGGAGCACTTCACCCGTAtctccagcagccagatgGCCAAGGAGCTAATCGAGCGTTCATTGCAGCATCGTCTGGCGGCCACGGCAATCCCACCCTTCCTGCGCTCCCAACTGGAGCACACACTCTCCGATATAACCATATACGCCAGGGTATCGGCTCTGCTCCAGTTCGAGAGCTGGCCGCAGGCCTACGATTTTGGCCGCCAGACCCCGAACGTGATCTTCGAGCAGTTGTTGCAGCGCCGCCGATTCAAACTGTGCCTCGAATGGAGCCGGGTGGTCCTATTGGCCAAATGTGAAGCTCAGCAGCGGGTTTGCCTGCTTACGCTACTGGATGCACTTCTGGAGCTGCAGGATGGCGAGGAGGTTGACGAGTCGCTGCTAGAAATTGTGGAGATGTTTCCGGCCAGTTCTTTGGTCAACTTTTTGGACACGCATAAGGATAAGTTCAGGTCCCTAACGCTGCTCCAATGGGTCATCGATTACTTGGAGGTCCATGCCCGAGATCCGCGTCTGTACCGGAACTATCAGCTCTCCCTGGAAATGCTGCGACAGATAGATGTCAGTGAACGTCCACTTTTCTGGAAGTTGCTTCGGCACCCTCTACTCATCGTGGAACAGCTGGTGATGAACGCCCGATTCGAGCTGCTGGGAAAGCTGTTGGATGCCAGTCGGGTCAAGTTACAGAAGGAGAAACCCTTGGGACCGTGTCCGTATTGTTTTGAGAAGCGTGGCCACATCTACGATGTGCAACCAGGAGGCACTCCCGCCAAGATTCGGTTTCAACTGGGACAAACCACATCGGAGGCCTTCATCCTGCTGAATTTCAACTCCTACCAACAGGACCACTTTGTGGGGCAGGAGTGCTTGGACCTATTGCTTCGAATTTACGCCAGTAAGGCCTTGGACTACAACGTGGCCAATGTGCGTGCCCCTTCCGAGCCAAGCTCTTTAGGCACGGACGTGCATAATTCGCTGGACTCCCTGTGCGGTGCCTTCGTAATGCCCAAGCATGCCCCCACCCGCCAGCAGTGGACCCGCGACGAAGAGGCCACCCACTGCATGTGTTGCAGAAGGGCAGCTTTCACAATGCTTATGCGACGCCACCACTGTCGCCGGTGCGGACGAGTGGTGTGCTATGCCTGCTCCACCCATCGGATGCGCATCCCGGAGCTATACGATGAGCTGGAGGTGCGCATCTGCAATGATTGCGCCAGTTGCTTGGCCCCCAAGGGTCAGAATGATGGGTCTTCCAGTGAAAGGAGTGTCACAACCGGTTCGGGATCAGGATCTTCGGGTCAGAGTGATGCTAGCAAGTGGCGGCTTAGCGGGATCATCACACATGATAAGCTGTTGCGCGAGGAGTTCTCATACGAGCATGCCCCCAGTGTGGCACTCAGCTTGTCGATTCTGAAAAATCACCACGAACAGCGTAGTTGCGTCGAACTTCTGCTGTTCCACTGCCGCAAGCTGGAAAAGCTGATTGTCCCCAATCCAGAGGTGGACTATGGCCTGGTGGCTAAAATGATCAACTGCCTGTCGTTTGCAGCGAAG GTTCGTGGAGCACCTGGGGAGTTTGAAAACATTCGTGAACATTCGGAAATCATTATGGCCGTGGTGCAGCAGGGTTGCGAATCCCTGATTCCGGCCGGGCCACTCACTAATCAGAATCTGCGTAAATTGGCTGATGCTCTCGTGGAGGCCGAGCACTGGACCCTGGCCTTGGAAGTGCACCTCAAGTTCGGATTTGCCACCACAGGGGTAATGGCGGCCCACGGACTGGCCTGTCTTCGTGCCGGCTGCTATGAAGCTG CCCGGGAGAAATTCGGCCACTGCATGACTCGGCTCTCCAGCGAACAACTCAATAGTATCATCTACAAGAGCATGTTTGGAGCCGCCCCCCCGGACGCTTTGCTCCTTCCTAGAAAGCGTCCACAGCGAGGACCAGCTTTGCTCCGGGAAATCCTGCAACTAATAGCGGCTATGCCGCAATCACAGCCACAGCCGGAGACTCTTCAGCGGGCCTCGTTGATCCGTAGTTCCAATACCTCACTGGCTTCGCTATTCTCGCGAAGAAGGGAGCCTTATGTGCAGCAGCGACCGCTCCAGGAGCCGGCCCTAAATGTGATGAATGCTCTGGCCGGTCTCAAAAACATAACCAAAGGAAACTATGGCACTCTGGCTACACCTCTCGAGGATAACCGGCGACAGGAACGTGGATTCGAGGAGTCACTGCACTATGTGCTCACCTATGGTAGTCATGGCGACATCCTTGCCTTCCTGCTCGGACGTAATGAGCTTCGGGCAGCATTGCGCTATTGGAAGCACCAACAGTTGGACGCCGACCTTTTCATCCAGCACATCTTCCAGCCCCAACTGGCCAGCGGCTCTCTGCCCCTTTTGGTAGATGAACTGCAGCAACTGGATGATTCTCAGGGGAGTGGGTGGCAACTACCGCTCTTGCAAACCTGCTCCCACCTGGTGAAGCATCAACAGCTCAACTCACTCTACCAGTTGCAACTCCTCCTGAAGGACCCGATACGGGCCAGCATGACCTGTGTGAAATTCTATCCCCTGCAATGCGAGAACTTCCAGAGATTGCACACCAATGCCCAGCACCTGCTCTCAGCTCAAATGCACCTGCAGGGCGAATTGGACCTGGCCGAGTGGGAGCTTCTGCAGCGGCAACAGGGGCGACGGGCAAGCGTAGTGAGCACTGCCAGTACTCGAGACGCCAGCTTCGCCATGCAGATGGATGCTAGAGCGCTCAATGGACACATCAACACCATCCGCCGACAAATCGAGGTGGCTAAGTTCCTGGCCCTTTGCGAACGGGAGCAGCCGCCCGATGAGCCGCTCCGGACTCTACAAGCTCTCAAACAG ATTCGTCTGGAGTCCACTAGAGCGAATCTTCCCACGCTGTTTGAAGGCACCTCAGATCGGATTCAAATATGTATCTTGATTTTGCTGTGTGGTAAGAACATTGACGAAGGCTTTGGCCTTGCATACGG AATTATACAAGACTACAAGTTGCCCACAATCAAAGTGTTCGGAGCCACCGCCAAGTACCTAGCTCGCAATAAACGTCTGGCGGAGGTGGATCGTCTGCTGGACTGCATTGGCAGCAATAATGGCAATGCCATTTCCACCGAAACCGATGAGATTCTCTCGACTGCCGTCAATGCCGCCGTGCATAGCAATGCACCGGAAACAAATCAAATTCTCGATCGCCTCATCCAGCGCATCGGAAGTGTGGAGCTGCGCATCTCCTCGTACATTTACATCGGCCAGCTTAAGGCCGCCTACATGCTAGCCAACAT